In the Bacteroidota bacterium genome, TTTTCGACTTCACATGGTTGCCTTCTTGAGCTTTTAACTGAGTTACACCCAACAAAAAAAGAAGTATGATATATATATTTGAATTTTTCATTACTATAATAGTTTATATTTAAGCTCAATTAGTTTTGGGTTTTTTGGGATAGCTTATTTTGTAGGCAAATTTCAACTTAATACTTTCACCAGCTTTCAAGTCTATTTTCCAAGTGAGTTTGCCACTGGTTTCATCATATTCTGCGTTTCCATTATCAATCAATTCTACCTTTATATCGCTGGTATTGCTCAATGGTATTTGGTCTTCGACTATAAGTTTCACATCAGTAGTTTTCAAATTACGAACGCTGATTTCATATATCGATTCATCAATTTTTGAATTCCCACTAAAAGAACGTTTGCTATAATCTTTCAATTTTTTACGATCGACCAACATACTTTTATCTCTACCTAAAGAAACCTCTAAGGTATCATTTTCGTTTACATGTAAATAAGATGTTCCCATAAAATCGCCAGCAGTATATATATTGGCCATAGCTGTTAATTGTGCTATCTCTTCCTTAGGTTCGAATACCGCAGTAAGGAAAACAGATTTTTCCAATTTGGGAACTGTTATAAGTTTATACTCTGGAGTAATTTCATAATTACGCAAAGCAATTAATTGTGCAGGCTCACCTGTTTTAAAAGTATAGTTTTTATCGGTGGTGAATTCTATTCGTAAAGGATTTGAATTATAAGTTGCGTTAAGATTTAAAGCTGTATAAGTACCAGTATGTATCCCGTCTATATATAAAGATTGGCCGCTACTTCTAGCTCCTCCTATTTTATTAAGTAGTGGTGCTGACACTACCTGCCCACCATATGCATCTTCTTCAGTTGAACCCTCTTCTGTTGAATAGGCTGGTTGAACTTTTCGTTTGCTTCTCGTTTCACTTCTTTCATCACCATCCCCGGCACTATCATACTTCCCCTTTTTATCCTCTGTTTTTCTAATTCGCCCTACTGCTTGTTCCTTTACTTCCTCATCTTGGGTTGCTTTAATATCTACTGTTTGTTCAGATACAGTGGCTGGTGCATTATTATCCGCATAACCTGTAGACATAGGTTGCGATACTTCTTGAATTCCCACAGCCCAGGTAATGGTAGCTTCGTTTTTATATAATATAGGTTTTATTCCATTCATATTGGGGTTTCCTGTGGTAATTTTGAGTGGAATATTGGTCCAGTCTTCCAAAGTACTTTGCCAGGCACTGGCTTTATAAACTAATTTTAAAGGTTTGTTTACTTCTTCAAAAACCACATCATATATGGGAGTCCAACCACAATTTTTTACATAATACGTAAGCGATATTTTTATTCTTTTCTTGGTATCCGATTTTATCACTGCAATTATTTGTTTACTACCCATGGTACTGCCATCGCTCTCGGTACGCAGTTGTTTGTAAAATTTTTCACTACGCAAATTCAATGCTTTAATCATTAATTTTTGTCTTAAAATATCATCATATAATGGGGGCAATTTTTTATTATAATAAT is a window encoding:
- a CDS encoding DUF4139 domain-containing protein — protein: MQAYSYAQEARKTTITSTITKVSLFVQGAQVTREADITIEPGTWQYMFDKLSPYIDDNSVQIGGTQGVTLLNVFKQIDYLNTAGEKKETHVQDSIDKIKYEIAVCKNRIYAWEQEIKLITKNNRVVQDKANDGVSQLEELEDYYNKKLPPLYDDILRQKLMIKALNLRSEKFYKQLRTESDGSTMGSKQIIAVIKSDTKKRIKISLTYYVKNCGWTPIYDVVFEEVNKPLKLVYKASAWQSTLEDWTNIPLKITTGNPNMNGIKPILYKNEATITWAVGIQEVSQPMSTGYADNNAPATVSEQTVDIKATQDEEVKEQAVGRIRKTEDKKGKYDSAGDGDERSETRSKRKVQPAYSTEEGSTEEDAYGGQVVSAPLLNKIGGARSSGQSLYIDGIHTGTYTALNLNATYNSNPLRIEFTTDKNYTFKTGEPAQLIALRNYEITPEYKLITVPKLEKSVFLTAVFEPKEEIAQLTAMANIYTAGDFMGTSYLHVNENDTLEVSLGRDKSMLVDRKKLKDYSKRSFSGNSKIDESIYEISVRNLKTTDVKLIVEDQIPLSNTSDIKVELIDNGNAEYDETSGKLTWKIDLKAGESIKLKFAYKISYPKKPKTN